The DNA sequence TTTTCCATGATCTGAGTTGCTGTTATTGGCCCAACCCCACCAGGAACCGGGGTTATTGCTCTTACATACCCGAAAAGTTCCTCATAGTTTGCATCTCCTCTTATGCCACCATCAACAGGATTTATACCGACATCCACCACGATACTGTCCTCTGTCACGTAACTTCTGTCTATAAAATTCGGGGTTCCAACTGCTGTAACAAGAACCTGGCTGTTCCGGGATATACTCCTGATGTCACCTGTTTTTGAATGACACACAGTAACGGTGAAGTCCCGGTTCAGGAGCATCAATGCAAGTGGTTTACCGACGATCGGGGAACGATTTATTATGGTCGCTGTTGTTCCACCGGGTAGATGCAGTTCAGTCAATATTTTCGTGACTGCCGCAGCTGTAGCGGGAGTGAGGAATTCATTTTTCAGGGCTATCATTCCCTGGTTCGTTGGTGTCATGCCATCAACGTCTTTATAGAACGGAATACTTTCAACTGCCTTGAAGAAATCAAGATGTTTCGGTAGTGGGTTCTCGATCATTACTCCATTGACATCACTCATTCCGGAAATGTTTGCAATTTCTTCGTTTAAGGCTTCATAGGTGATATTCTCATCCAGTATCTTATGTGACACCTTAATGCCGATCTTTGCCCCTCTACGTATTTTTGCCCTTACGTAGGTCTCGATTGCCTCATTCCTGCCAACCTGAATCAGGAAAAGATGGGGCTCAACTCCATGCGATTTGAGCGCTTCTACCCTGCCCTTCAACGCCTTGATTATACTTTCCGCTATTGGTGTTCCATTTAGGATTACGGTCATTATTTCACCATTTTATTACGGTCTTTATCTCACCGGCTGGCTTCTTGCTGAAAATGTCCAGATCATCTGGGCTGAACGTGCCGGTTATGAGTCCAGGGAGTGTATCTCCGTATATGTATTTCCATTTCCTCAGATATTCAAGCGCCTTGATGTAGTGTATCTTTGCAGCATCCACGGAACCCGCAACTGTTATATTCCGCTCGATGAAGAAATCAATATCGTTTCCATTCAGTTGAGCAGGAGGAGCCTTTCCATTGGTTCCGAACAGTATAAGGATACCATTGTAATTCAGAGTTTTTAGAAACCTGAATATGGTTCCGGGGTCTCCACTGGTATCGATCAACAAATCGTTACCCGGTTTCGTGATCTTTTCAATTTCCTTTGTGTAGTCTATAAATGTAATTCCAAATTTCCCGCAAATTTCCATCTTCTTGCTCTCAATCGGATGGCGGTTAGTCATTATTACGTCAAAACCGTATTCCTTTGCCATCATCGAGTAAAGGAACGCTTCTGCTCCGCTCCCTATAACGAGGCATCTTTTTCCCTCAAAGGTTGAATACTGGTTTGCGAATATAGCTCTCTTCGATACGATAGTGAAAACCTCGAATCCCTTTACGACATTTTTCAACGGTTCAGTCAGGACCGCAACATCACGCATCCCCTCATCCGGGACTTTTACAATATAGTCAAGGGAGTCGTAGAAATATTCCCTCATGAAACCATCCATCCCGGTTATGCCCGCTTCATGCTTCTTCCCGTCAGAACAGTTGTCCTGCCTGCCTATTTTACAATTTACGCAGTCACCAGGTCTTCTTACCACCGGGACAACAAGGTCACCTACCTTGAATTCTTTGCTCTCTGTATAAATTTCTTCTATAACACAAAGAGATTCATGCCCTATTATGAGCCTGTCAGAATTCTCAGGATTAAATGCGAAGGAGAGTCCACCTGAAGTTATTCCCCTATCAGTTCCACACAGTCCGTTATATAGCACCCTCAGCTTCACATTGTGCTCAGGCAGCTTCACCACGGGAAGCCGGTCGATCTTCACTCCTCCCTTCGGTGCATTCGTGTAAATTGATCTCGCATACTCCATTATTTGCTATTTCAAAATAGTATTAAAAGATGGCACTTCTTCAGGTCATATCAAGTTCAGGTTACGGTTTCCGTTAACCATGTTAACTTCGACCTTTGGAAGTTATCATCTGACTGATGCTTAAACTTCGTGGGTATAACCCTATACCCTCTATCCCGTTGGCGAACGCTTCGGGGACTGCTTTCTTCATTATGTTATATGATGCCTGGAGATCAGCATGGATCAGCTTTCCGTTTGCGGATCGGAATGTGCCTCTTTTGATCCTCTTTCCCAAGTATGCGTCATGGTGTTCTATGCTTTCGCTGTCAAGGAATGAACATTTGCTTGTGTGATCCTCGTTCTGTATCATGACCTTGATTCCAGCCTCTTCAGCTTTGTATTTTATCTGCGTTATGATCATGTTGAATGGCAGCTGGACAAAGTTCTGGTTGTTTCTCTTTCCCATGTTCGATGAATCTTTCCATCCGCTGTTGTGCCCAATGACTATTGTATCAATATTGTGGCTTCTGGCATACTCCACAATGGATTTCGAAACCTTGTGCATGATATCCTTGACCTTCCTGTTTCTCTTCATGAAGAGTTTCTGTATCTTCTCTGTAGTCTTTCGTTCATTTCCCTGGAGATCGTTTATGCTCCTGTACCTTGCCAGTTCCCTGTTAAAATACTGGTTGATCGATTTGAGCAATCCTGCCTTTACAGCAATCCCTCTTTCAGGGATGCTGTTACCCATAGTTACAAGATTCCTCACGCCGATGTCCATGCCCATGACCCTTTTTGGTTTCATGCCTGATATGTCCGCTATCTCCTTCTCGTACACTATTTCCATCATGTATCCTGTGCCCTGCGGCACTATCCTTACTTCTTTCAGCTTTACTTCATTTTCACTCAGCCTTGTTTTAACCCCCATTCCCACCACTTTAGGGAATTTCAATTTCCCATTCTCTATGCTGCACTGCTGGTTGGTGAAAATCAAGAGGAATTCACCATCTTTAGCCTTGTATCCCGGCAATCCGGGCCTTCCCATGAATTTATCAGGATGCTTCTTCCATGCCTTTATTGCTCTGAAGAACGAGTCCCATGCCTGTTTGGTCTTCCTTATGGTCCACTGTGCTGTCTGTGCGGGAAGTTTCCGGTAATTGTTGTATTCATCTTTATCAGATGGTTTCTGGAACAGCTTAACCAGTTCATTGTAACCGGGCTGTCTTTCACCGTTAGCGAACTGCTGTCTCAGTATATAGTTGACCTGGTTGTATAGATTCTTGGAGAGATGGCACATATGGGAGATGGTTTCGTTTTCCCTTAAGAATATCTGTTCCGTTCTCCTAACCTTCATACCCGACCTCAATGGAGTGATTCCGGCGTTTTGAATACATCTTCATGGAGTAACAGTGCAGCATGTTAGTAATATCCTCAAAGAACTCCATGGAATCAAGTTCTGTACTGCCTACTTCAGATATCACCACTATTTCTGTTCTGTATTTCCTGAACAGGTAACTGAATAATTCAAAACCAACCCTGCTTAGCCTGTCCTTATAGGTTACTATCACTTTTTCAACTTTGTTGTTTATGATCTCATCTAACATCTCAAAGAATCCTTTCCTTTTCTCAAAGGATACGCCGGATGCAATATCCGAGTATATTGCACTTATCGTATATCCGTTCATGAAACACCACTGTTTCAGTTGTTGAATCTGGTTCTGCAGATCGTTCTTCTGCTTGGATGTGGATACACGTGCATACAGCACAGTTTTTCTCTTGACATCCTTGTTCAGTATTTTGTAAACGTCTTCCTCATTGTAGTTGTATCGTTTGTTCGGCATCACAGTATACCTGATCCTGCCATTCTTTGAGTAGACATGAAGAGTCTTCCTGGAAATTTGCAATAAATTCAAAACTTCTTCTGCTTTCATGGTTAATATAATATATACCATAAGTATATTTAGTTATACTTTTGCTTAACTATATCTGATGGCCAAGACGTATTTTTTTCGTGTTCAGGTAGAATTCATCATAAGGAGTAGGTTCACTGATTATTGGTATCCTGTCTGTTATTTTTATATTGTATTTCTGAAGGAAGTCCATTTTAAGAGGGTTGTTTGTCATGAGGCGAATGGACTTTATGTCGAAGTATTTTATCACTTCAACGGCAAAAGTATAGTCTCTCTTGTCGGCTGGCAATCCCAGCATTAAATTTGCTTCCACTGTATCGTATCCCTGATCCTGGAGGCTGTATGCCCGTATCTTGTCAAGTAGCCCTATTCCTCTCCCCTCCTGTCTGAGATATATCAGCATGCCGGAATCCTGCTTCCCGAGATATTCAAGGGATTTCAGCAATTGATCCCTGCAGTCACATCTTTTCGATCCCATTACGTCTCCGGTAAGGCACTCTGAATGGATTCGCACAGGTACATCTTCTTTTGATTTCACGTCCCCTCTCACGAGCACTGCATTTTCAAGGTTCTCATCATCAGAGAACACGTATATCTCAAATAAACCGAAAATTGTTGGTAACTTAGCGTTGGAATAAAGTTCTAGCATATATTTCCCTGAATAAATTGATTCATGCTATTAAAATAT is a window from the Thermoplasmatales archaeon genome containing:
- the folD gene encoding Bifunctional protein FolD protein; the protein is MTVILNGTPIAESIIKALKGRVEALKSHGVEPHLFLIQVGRNEAIETYVRAKIRRGAKIGIKVSHKILDENITYEALNEEIANISGMSDVNGVMIENPLPKHLDFFKAVESIPFYKDVDGMTPTNQGMIALKNEFLTPATAAAVTKILTELHLPGGTTATIINRSPIVGKPLALMLLNRDFTVTVCHSKTGDIRSISRNSQVLVTAVGTPNFIDRSYVTEDSIVVDVGINPVDGGIRGDANYEELFGYVRAITPVPGGVGPITATQIMENTVKATEYQNSFNKK
- the gdh2 gene encoding Glucose 1-dehydrogenase 2; amino-acid sequence: MEYARSIYTNAPKGGVKIDRLPVVKLPEHNVKLRVLYNGLCGTDRGITSGGLSFAFNPENSDRLIIGHESLCVIEEIYTESKEFKVGDLVVPVVRRPGDCVNCKIGRQDNCSDGKKHEAGITGMDGFMREYFYDSLDYIVKVPDEGMRDVAVLTEPLKNVVKGFEVFTIVSKRAIFANQYSTFEGKRCLVIGSGAEAFLYSMMAKEYGFDVIMTNRHPIESKKMEICGKFGITFIDYTKEIEKITKPGNDLLIDTSGDPGTIFRFLKTLNYNGILILFGTNGKAPPAQLNGNDIDFFIERNITVAGSVDAAKIHYIKALEYLRKWKYIYGDTLPGLITGTFSPDDLDIFSKKPAGEIKTVIKW
- a CDS encoding hypothetical protein (Resolvase, N terminal domain) — its product is MVYIILTMKAEEVLNLLQISRKTLHVYSKNGRIRYTVMPNKRYNYNEEDVYKILNKDVKRKTVLYARVSTSKQKNDLQNQIQQLKQWCFMNGYTISAIYSDIASGVSFEKRKGFFEMLDEIINNKVEKVIVTYKDRLSRVGFELFSYLFRKYRTEIVVISEVGSTELDSMEFFEDITNMLHCYSMKMYSKRRNHSIEVGYEG
- a CDS encoding GTP cyclohydrolase II, which produces MLELYSNAKLPTIFGLFEIYVFSDDENLENAVLVRGDVKSKEDVPVRIHSECLTGDVMGSKRCDCRDQLLKSLEYLGKQDSGMLIYLRQEGRGIGLLDKIRAYSLQDQGYDTVEANLMLGLPADKRDYTFAVEVIKYFDIKSIRLMTNNPLKMDFLQKYNIKITDRIPIISEPTPYDEFYLNTKKIRLGHQI
- a CDS encoding transposase, IS605 OrfB family, with product MKVRRTEQIFLRENETISHMCHLSKNLYNQVNYILRQQFANGERQPGYNELVKLFQKPSDKDEYNNYRKLPAQTAQWTIRKTKQAWDSFFRAIKAWKKHPDKFMGRPGLPGYKAKDGEFLLIFTNQQCSIENGKLKFPKVVGMGVKTRLSENEVKLKEVRIVPQGTGYMMEIVYEKEIADISGMKPKRVMGMDIGVRNLVTMGNSIPERGIAVKAGLLKSINQYFNRELARYRSINDLQGNERKTTEKIQKLFMKRNRKVKDIMHKVSKSIVEYARSHNIDTIVIGHNSGWKDSSNMGKRNNQNFVQLPFNMIITQIKYKAEEAGIKVMIQNEDHTSKCSFLDSESIEHHDAYLGKRIKRGTFRSANGKLIHADLQASYNIMKKAVPEAFANGIEGIGLYPRSLSISQMITSKGRS